One window of the Rhipicephalus sanguineus isolate Rsan-2018 chromosome 2, BIME_Rsan_1.4, whole genome shotgun sequence genome contains the following:
- the LOC119383266 gene encoding uncharacterized protein LOC119383266, producing MLGCFEDDKDEDSTVAADAELVQRYLAVQPNRRRLGPQQPRSAASNVRELDSPPDGGQAPSALQQGNVGCGACDPRQSRLHVWNPDATDSGWGSDNLGLRCLRQALLSTLATGSLPCSPVSVGVIAPRFIALLK from the exons ATGCTTGGCTGTTTCGAAGACGACAAAGACGAGGACTCGACTGTCGCCGCCGACGCTGAGCTGGTGCAGCGTTATCTTGCGGTCCAACCAAACCGTCGTCGACTCGGCCCGCAACAGCCCAGATCAG CAGCCAGCAATGTACGAGAGCTCGACAGCCCGCCTGACGGAGGCCAAGCCCCAAGTGCCTTACAGCAG GGCAATGTGGGCTGCGGAGCCTGTGATCCCCGACAGAGCCGTCTACACGTTTGGAACCCTGACGCTACTGATTCTGGCTGGGGCTCTGATAATCTTGGGCTACGCTGCCTACGTCAAGCTCTCCTGAGCACTCTTGCAACCGGCAGCCTTCCTTGTTCCCCCGTAAGTGTTGGTGTTATTGCTCCTCGCTTCATTGCACTGCTGAAGTAG
- the LOC119383265 gene encoding ER membrane protein complex subunit 1, whose translation MEGSTYQTLSRLLLAVLVAISTVQLSQFGAYALYEDQAGKLDWRQRFIGKPLFVYADHSSVGSNQRIVVATEKNVLASLNTRNGALTWRQVLEHDGSMHAVSSSGDLITVSGNAPYVRAWDVHTGVLQWEKTLPHSSAPLVRYDVNSHASELTAVEVHPGSHVVATIYNLQNGEMKTSPVVSAPWITDRTDCRLVEHKYLACLDAKASTIRVMALGESAAFRDVPLSSLGIQLDDPTAVPVLQPIQGPTRAHEDSYLALRMPNRGFALLRITKTGVRLAKMFPNATHLVSMGDGWQITRKPQENAASGTGDEPAYIGVVEQLENGISKVFIYELGGNWQQKEDSEGQFAIPPTMANADSIHLLPFLLKDLKQAYKILVVTEDDAVLLFHQQGRLLWTREEALASVLGAQFIDLPLSETDAKIEQEFGDGNANVLAMFLTRITMQLCQLQSLLLGLFSSLSGTIGQPEAGVASRDLTRDKFGFNKVILLSTAAQKLFALNNRNGQIVWSQHFPQLHPLNSAGTKKLPIFVQRTTAHYPHPPRCTVLGKHSSGNGYLVSVNPITGVILDTQELPYHILQASSLPFLDDEYTRGLLFLDSKLGVHTYPTSAAKLVYEHRDTQYLFTADPATGDLVGYSLRPSTPTKLAVETVWTASLQSEGQKITHVVMRNPLEHVHSQGRVMGDRSVLYKYLNPNLVAVVTEGTDNIHKVTSVTVHLIDVITGAFIYSGSHKRARGPVHVVHSENWIVYCYHNEKSRRAEISVIELYEGAVQSNTSAFSSFNSPPGAIVEHQSYVFPSSVDAMVDTVTEKGITSKHVLLALPTGAILELPKALLDPRRPITPTAQHREEGLIPYTPELPISAEHIVNYNQSVARVAGFAAAASGLESTCLVVTYGLDIFYTRVAPSKTFDILKDDFDHVLISVVLTILILVSYVSKRFSARKALRAAWK comes from the coding sequence ATGGAGGGTAGTACGTACCAAACGCTTTCCAGACTACTATTAGCTGTTTTAGTTGCGATCTCAACAGTGCAGCTTAGCCAATTCGGCGCATATGCTCTGTACGAAGACCAAGCAGGAAAGTTGGACTGGCGGCAACGATTCATCGGGAAACCCCTGTTCGTGTATGCCGATCACAGCTCGGTAGGCTCTAATCAACGCATCGTCGTTGCGACCGAGAAGAATGTGCTCGCCTCCCTTAACACGCGCAACGGAGCCCTGACGTGGAGGCAGGTGCTTGAACACGATGGCAGCATGCACGCAGTATCCTCTTCCGGCGATCTCATTACTGTGTCGGGCAACGCACCCTACGTTCGAGCCTGGGACGTCCATACGGGAGTGCTACAGTGGGAGAAGACCCTACCGCACAGCTCCGCCCCCCTGGTCAGGTACGACGTCAATTCTCACGCGAGCGAGCTCACAGCGGTCGAGGTGCATCCGGGATCTCACGTTGTCGCAACCATCTACAACCTGCAAAACGGTGAAATGAAAACATCTCCAGTGGTTTCGGCCCCGTGGATTACCGATCGGACTGACTGCCGGCTTGTGGAGCACAAGTACCTGGCATGTCTCGACGCCAAGGCTTCTACGATTCGAGTGATGGCACTCGGCGAGTCAGCAGCTTTCCGCGACGTCCCCTTATCATCTCTCGGCATTCAGCTTGACGACCCAACCGCCGTTCCGGTGTTACAGCCCATCCAAGGTCCAACACGTGCCCACGAAGATTCGTACCTCGCCTTGCGCATGCCAAACCGTGGTTTCGCCCTGTTGCGAATTACCAAGACGGGGGTGAGACTCGCAAAGATGTTCCCGAATGCCACGCACCTCGTTAGTATGGGCGACGGTTGGCAGATTACACGAAAGCCGCAGGAAAACGCGGCCAGTGGCACAGGTGATGAACCTGCCTATATAGGCGTAGTTGAACAGCTCGAAAACGGCATCAGCAAGGTTTTCATATACGAATTGGGCGGCAACTGGCAGCAGAAAGAAGACAGTGAGGGTCAGTTTGCGATCCCACCAACTATGGCGAATGCAGACAGCATTCATTTACTGCCGTTCCTACTCAAGGACCTAAAACAGGCCTATAAAATTCTAGTTGTTACTGAAGACGATGCCGTTCTCCTTTTTCACCAACAGGGCCGTCTGTTATGGACGAGAGAAGAGGCCTTGGCATCGGTTCTTGGAGcacagtttatagacctgcctcTTTCAGAAACAGATGCAAAGATTGAACAAGAGTTTGGAGACGGCAATGCGAATGTACTGGCCATGTTTCTTACGCGCATCACGATGCAGCTTTGCCAGTTACAGAGCTTGCTGCTAGGTCTATTTTCCAGCCTCAGTGGCACTATAGGCCAACCAGAAGCAGGTGTGGCTTCGCGGGATCTGACACGTGACAAGTTTGGCTTCAACAAAGTTATATTGCTGAGCACTGCGGCTCAAAAGTTGTTTGCCTTGAACAACAGAAATGGGCAGATAGTTTGGAGCCAGCATTTTCCACAGTTGCATCCACTGAACAGTGCTGGCACCAAGAAACTCCCAATCTTTGTCCAGAGGACAACTGCACATTATCCGCACCCACCTCGCTGCACAGTGCTCGGCAAGCATAGTTCTGGCAACGGGTACTTGGTTTCGGTGAATCCCATAACAGGAGTTATCTTGGACACACAGGAACTTCCCTACCATATTCTACAGGCTTCATCGCTACCTTTTCTTGACGATGAGTACACCAGGGGGCTGCTTTTCCTAGATAGCAAGCTTGGTGTCCACACATACCCAACCTCAGCTGCTAAGCTTGTTTATGAACATCGGGACACACAGTATCTCTTCACTGCTGATCCTGCCACTGGAGATCTTGTCGGATATAGTCTGAGGCCGTCAACTCCGACGAAGCTTGCAGTAGAAACTGTGTGGACAGCATCTCTTCAAAGCGAAGGACAGAAGATTACACACGTTGTGATGCGCAATCCGCTGGAGCATGTTCATTCGCAAGGCCGAGTCATGGGTGACCGCAGTGTTCTGTACAAATACCTGAACCCAAATTTGGTTGCGGTTGTGACCGAGGGCACCGACAATATCCACAAGGTGACCAGTGTGACCGTGCACCTTATTGATGTCATCACTGGAGCGTTCATTTACTCAGGAAGCCACAAGAGAGCTAGGGGCCCCGTTCACGTGGTACACTCGGAGAACTGGATTGTCTACTGTTACCACAATGAAAAGTCCCGTCGGGCCGAAATTTCCGTGATTGAACTTTACGAAGGCGCCGTGCAGAGCAACACTTCTGCATTTTCGTCATTCAATTCACCGCCGGGAGCCATTGTCGAACATCAGAGTTACGTGTTTCCAAGCTCAGTAGATGCCATGGTCGATACTGTCACGGAAAAAGGAATCACAAGCAAACACGTATTGCTAGCCCTTCCAACAGGTGCTATTCTGGAACTACCAAAGGCACTTCTCGATCCAAGAAGACCTATCACACCGACAGCCCAACACCGGGAAGAAGGACTTATCCCGTACACGCCTGAACTACCCATAAGTGCCGAGCACATAGTAAATTACAACCAGTCTGTTGCTAGAGTGGCAGGATTCGCAGCTGCTGCTTCAGGACTAGAATCTACCTGTCTAGTAGTTACTTATGGACTGGACATTTTCTATACTAGAGTTGCACCGTCTAAAACTTTCGACATCCTGAAAGATGACTTTGACCATGTGTTGATATCTGTTGTGCTTACAATACTTATCCTGGTTTCGTATGTCAGCAAGCGGTTTTCTGCAAGAAAAGCATTAAGAGCAGCCTGGAAGTAG